A genomic window from Caldicellulosiruptor kronotskyensis 2002 includes:
- a CDS encoding endo-1,4-beta-xylanase, which produces MKKRLIAFLVMLIFVISLLNPMYLSFLTPVAKAQSSQTNLKFDFENGIQGWTGRGVSTTVATVYGVAYEGDYSLKVSGRNSSWDGAVVDITSNVSVNTTYTVSMFVYHNDAKPQRFAVYAYVKDSAGEKYIQIADKVVMPNYWKQIFGKFTISTSNPLQIVKLLVCVPSNKSLEFYLDSVIVTSAQPTSSGIVKSSTFESGSTEGWQARGTGTDAQISVVDTVAHTGSKSLYVTGRAQTWQGAQIDMTSVLEKGKDYQFSIWVYQNSGKDQQITLTMYRKNADNTENYDTIKWKQTVPSGTWTEVTGSYTVPQTATQLIFYVESPALDFDFYLDDFTAIDKNPPVVNPGLIKSCTFESGTTEDFVPRGSSVSLTVVDNVYYHSGTKALYVSGRASTWNGAQIDMTSLLEKGKDYQFSIWVYQNSGSDQKITLTMQRKNTDGSTNYDSIKYQQTVPSGAWTELSGSYTVPQTATQLIFYVESPNATLSFYLDDFTAIDKNPVTIPAAVKQPEWEIPSLCQQYSQYFKIGVAIPYKVLQNPVESAMVLKHFNSITAENEMKPDALQRTEGQFNFTIADQYVNFAQQNGIGIRGHTLVWHSQVPNWFFQHSDGTPLDPSNPEDKQLLRDRLRTHIQTVMSRYQGKIYAWDVVNEAIDESQPDGYRRSEWYRILGPTPETNGIPEYIVLAFQYARQADPSAKLFYNDYSTENPKKRQFIYNMVKKLHDMDLIDGVGLQGHINVDSPTVKEIEDTINLFSTIPGLEIQVTELDISVYTSSSQRYDTLPQDVAIKQALKFKELFEMLKRHSDRITNVTLWGLKDDYSWLSKDRNNWPLLFDSNYQAKYSYWAIVEPSVLPLAINKAYAINASATIDGVMDREYRGAVPIEIKDDAGNTKATARMLWNANEVYLYVYVNDAIYNPSTDYVMICIDQDNAKLPEFKSDDFWAIITRGGVLTELQDGKVAAYKVVSKQDSYVVEAKILLDNQLSKGTNIGFDLVVRDDANVFCWNDKTNSQLYATDNYGILSMSDSIKFATVYKGTPKIDGEADAIWDFATQITTQTPIQVSGTVYAAAYANVKLLWDETALYIWADVYDPLLNKANANPWEQDSIEFFVDENNHKTSFYEDDDVQYRVNYENTQTFGTNGSAQNFITSTKITPFGYTVEAKVYMRTTVLSEGMIIGFDVQVNDADHTGRRVNVITWNDKSGNDWRDTTGFGCIELALFKNKNLKQLNISTGTLSPAFNKDITAYTVTVPYETSSITVTAVPEVPTSLVYINDVLGNTNAISLNVGVNTIRVKVVADDNSEKIYTITVTRNAQTTTSPSTIIPSTPSTGASTTTQQTQQTQQTQQQQQTQTQTSAQQLQQTQQVTSQNSATIKVEADKPATVNLGQDTKVIVVPDAVTNKNAVINVEKVEKTPVAVNIGTVIAPAIKVNVENADIVKPVQIEIKVDPEVFKDNKIPVAFVIDEANKPTLVPVKKGLNKVVVNTTKEGTIMVVSAKLEEVYKDITNTHWAYDTFKQAVTSGLVVGYNDMTLRPAKNVTLAEAAVIVQRAFEVQAKDATKPSNVPDWAATAVKALLDNEVISEVEDANKPLTRIEAVSIIMKTLEKIGVTVEPAEIEFSDLFDQSSIDVEYLAKAYKLGIVKGYPDGTFRPQNTITRAELLTILFRALNNLKK; this is translated from the coding sequence ATGAAAAAGCGACTTATAGCATTTCTTGTGATGTTAATATTTGTCATCTCATTGCTAAATCCAATGTACCTATCATTTTTGACACCGGTTGCAAAAGCTCAAAGCAGCCAAACTAATTTAAAATTTGACTTTGAAAACGGTATCCAGGGGTGGACAGGAAGAGGTGTTTCAACTACTGTTGCAACCGTTTACGGAGTGGCTTATGAAGGAGACTACTCTTTAAAAGTTTCGGGCAGAAATTCATCATGGGATGGAGCAGTTGTTGATATTACTTCTAACGTTTCGGTAAATACCACATATACTGTATCTATGTTTGTTTATCACAATGATGCAAAGCCGCAAAGATTTGCAGTATACGCATATGTAAAAGACAGTGCAGGTGAAAAATATATACAGATTGCAGATAAGGTAGTAATGCCAAATTACTGGAAACAAATATTTGGTAAATTTACTATTAGTACATCTAATCCTCTCCAAATAGTTAAACTTCTTGTATGTGTCCCTTCTAACAAATCACTTGAATTTTATCTTGACAGTGTGATTGTAACATCTGCTCAGCCAACTTCATCAGGCATTGTAAAATCATCTACGTTTGAAAGCGGTAGCACCGAAGGCTGGCAGGCAAGAGGAACTGGCACTGATGCACAAATATCTGTTGTTGACACAGTTGCACATACAGGTAGCAAGAGTTTATATGTAACCGGAAGAGCACAGACATGGCAGGGTGCTCAAATAGATATGACAAGTGTGCTTGAGAAGGGTAAGGATTATCAGTTCAGTATATGGGTGTATCAAAATAGTGGAAAAGACCAACAGATTACTTTGACAATGTATAGAAAAAATGCAGACAATACAGAAAATTATGATACTATAAAATGGAAACAAACAGTTCCATCAGGAACATGGACAGAGGTTACAGGTTCATATACTGTCCCTCAAACGGCAACTCAGCTTATATTCTATGTTGAATCACCGGCCCTTGATTTTGATTTTTACCTTGACGATTTTACAGCAATTGACAAAAATCCTCCTGTTGTAAATCCAGGACTCATTAAGTCTTGTACATTTGAAAGTGGTACTACAGAAGATTTTGTACCAAGAGGAAGTAGTGTTTCATTAACCGTTGTTGACAATGTCTATTATCATTCAGGAACTAAAGCTTTGTATGTAAGCGGAAGGGCATCAACATGGAATGGTGCCCAGATAGATATGACAAGTCTACTTGAAAAAGGTAAGGACTATCAATTTAGTATATGGGTATATCAGAACAGTGGAAGTGACCAGAAGATAACTCTCACAATGCAAAGAAAAAATACAGATGGTAGTACTAACTATGATTCTATAAAGTATCAGCAAACAGTTCCATCGGGAGCATGGACAGAACTTTCAGGTTCATACACAGTACCTCAAACAGCAACACAGCTTATATTCTATGTTGAGTCACCAAATGCTACCTTGAGCTTTTATCTTGACGATTTTACAGCAATTGACAAAAATCCAGTTACAATTCCCGCTGCTGTAAAACAGCCAGAATGGGAGATTCCATCACTTTGTCAGCAGTACAGCCAGTATTTCAAAATTGGTGTCGCAATACCATATAAGGTTCTGCAAAACCCTGTTGAAAGTGCAATGGTACTGAAGCACTTCAACAGCATAACAGCTGAAAATGAAATGAAACCAGATGCGCTGCAAAGAACAGAAGGTCAGTTTAATTTTACTATAGCAGACCAGTATGTTAACTTTGCGCAACAAAATGGCATTGGAATAAGAGGACATACACTTGTTTGGCATAGCCAAGTGCCCAACTGGTTCTTCCAGCACAGTGACGGAACGCCGCTTGATCCAAGCAATCCAGAGGATAAACAACTTTTAAGAGATAGATTAAGAACTCATATTCAGACTGTTATGTCAAGGTATCAAGGTAAAATTTATGCATGGGATGTTGTAAACGAAGCTATTGACGAAAGCCAGCCAGATGGCTATCGAAGAAGTGAATGGTACAGAATTCTTGGACCAACACCCGAGACAAATGGTATTCCAGAATACATTGTGCTTGCATTCCAGTATGCAAGACAAGCAGACCCAAGTGCAAAACTCTTTTATAACGATTACAGCACAGAAAATCCAAAGAAAAGACAGTTTATATACAACATGGTCAAAAAATTGCACGATATGGACTTAATTGATGGTGTTGGTTTGCAAGGGCATATTAATGTGGATTCTCCAACAGTAAAAGAGATAGAAGACACAATCAATCTATTCTCAACAATTCCTGGGCTTGAGATTCAAGTAACAGAGCTTGACATAAGTGTTTACACAAGTAGCAGCCAGCGTTATGACACTCTACCGCAAGATGTAGCAATCAAACAAGCATTAAAGTTCAAAGAACTATTTGAGATGTTAAAACGTCACAGTGACAGAATTACAAATGTAACGCTTTGGGGTCTTAAAGATGATTATTCATGGCTATCAAAAGATAGGAACAACTGGCCATTGCTTTTCGATAGCAATTACCAGGCAAAATACAGCTACTGGGCAATTGTTGAACCTTCAGTTTTGCCTCTTGCAATAAACAAGGCATATGCTATAAATGCATCAGCTACAATAGATGGTGTTATGGACAGAGAATACAGAGGTGCTGTTCCGATTGAAATTAAAGATGATGCGGGAAATACAAAAGCTACAGCGAGGATGCTTTGGAATGCTAATGAAGTATATTTGTACGTATACGTAAATGACGCAATATACAATCCATCAACTGATTATGTTATGATATGTATTGACCAAGACAATGCAAAACTTCCTGAATTCAAATCAGACGATTTCTGGGCTATTATAACAAGAGGTGGCGTTTTGACTGAACTTCAAGATGGCAAGGTTGCAGCATATAAAGTTGTATCAAAGCAAGATTCATATGTTGTTGAAGCTAAGATACTTCTTGACAATCAACTTTCCAAAGGAACTAACATTGGATTTGATTTAGTAGTAAGGGATGATGCTAACGTTTTCTGCTGGAATGATAAGACAAATTCTCAGTTATATGCAACAGACAATTATGGAATTTTAAGCATGTCAGATAGCATAAAGTTTGCAACAGTTTACAAAGGTACACCTAAGATAGATGGTGAAGCGGATGCTATTTGGGACTTTGCAACACAGATAACAACACAAACACCAATTCAGGTAAGTGGCACAGTATATGCAGCAGCTTATGCAAATGTCAAACTTTTATGGGATGAAACTGCTCTGTATATTTGGGCAGACGTATATGACCCACTTTTAAACAAAGCTAATGCAAATCCATGGGAACAGGATTCGATTGAATTCTTTGTAGATGAGAATAATCATAAAACCTCTTTCTATGAAGATGACGATGTTCAATACAGAGTGAACTACGAAAACACACAGACATTTGGTACAAATGGTTCAGCACAGAACTTTATAACAAGCACGAAGATAACTCCATTTGGATACACAGTTGAAGCGAAAGTATATATGAGAACAACAGTTCTTTCTGAAGGCATGATAATAGGTTTTGATGTTCAGGTAAACGATGCTGATCATACAGGTAGAAGAGTAAATGTGATTACTTGGAACGACAAGAGTGGAAATGACTGGAGAGATACTACTGGATTTGGGTGCATTGAATTGGCACTATTTAAGAATAAAAATCTTAAACAGCTTAATATCAGTACAGGCACATTATCACCTGCATTTAATAAAGATATAACAGCTTACACTGTAACAGTGCCTTATGAAACATCTTCAATTACAGTCACTGCAGTACCAGAGGTTCCAACATCATTGGTTTATATCAATGACGTTTTGGGTAATACAAATGCTATATCATTGAATGTTGGTGTCAATACAATAAGAGTAAAGGTGGTTGCTGATGATAATTCTGAAAAGATTTATACTATAACAGTTACAAGAAATGCTCAAACAACTACTTCACCGTCGACAATAATTCCATCAACGCCTTCAACAGGTGCATCTACCACAACACAACAAACTCAGCAAACTCAACAAACACAACAGCAACAACAAACACAGACGCAAACTTCAGCACAACAGCTACAGCAAACTCAACAAGTAACTTCTCAAAATTCTGCAACAATTAAGGTTGAAGCTGACAAACCAGCAACAGTAAATCTTGGACAGGATACAAAGGTTATAGTTGTACCTGATGCTGTAACAAATAAAAATGCAGTTATCAATGTAGAAAAAGTTGAAAAAACACCTGTAGCTGTTAACATTGGTACAGTTATTGCACCGGCTATTAAGGTTAACGTTGAAAATGCGGATATAGTGAAACCTGTTCAAATAGAAATAAAAGTTGATCCAGAAGTTTTTAAAGATAACAAGATACCTGTTGCATTTGTCATAGATGAAGCAAACAAACCTACACTTGTTCCAGTTAAGAAGGGTTTAAACAAAGTTGTTGTAAATACTACAAAAGAAGGAACAATAATGGTTGTTTCAGCAAAGCTTGAAGAGGTTTATAAAGATATTACAAATACACATTGGGCATATGACACATTCAAGCAGGCTGTAACATCTGGATTGGTTGTTGGCTATAACGACATGACACTAAGACCTGCAAAAAATGTGACACTTGCTGAAGCAGCAGTTATTGTCCAAAGAGCATTCGAAGTTCAAGCAAAAGATGCTACAAAGCCTTCAAATGTTCCTGACTGGGCAGCAACAGCTGTGAAAGCTTTGCTTGATAATGAAGTTATTTCTGAAGTAGAAGATGCAAACAAACCACTTACACGAATTGAAGCAGTTTCAATCATAATGAAGACCTTAGAAAAGATTGGTGTGACGGTTGAACCAGCTGAAATTGAGTTTAGTGATCTGTTTGACCAGTCATCGATAGATGTTGAATATCTTGCAAAAGCATACAAGCTTGGTATTGTTAAAGGCTATCCAGATGGAACATTCAGACCTCAAAATACAATCACGAGAGCTGAACTTTTGACAATATTATTCAGAGCACTTAACAATCTCAAAAAGTAA
- a CDS encoding APC family permease, protein MFEKLKRILIGKPLPNEAEKTEKYGVLWGLPILSSDAISSVAYAGQEILYVLLPAIGFLAFKEISVVTTAIIILLFILMLSYRQTIENYPNGGGAFIVAKDNLGVLAGIVAGAALSVDYILTVAVSISSGVDQIVTALEFLKPYKIALCLFLVLFLMIGNLRGIRESSRIFGIPAYAFMFSILALILGGYIKLKMGYVPPEPKVNYSSHPVTLVLLLKAFASGCTALTGIEAVSNAVPNFKDPATKHAKTVLLLLSLIILVLFGGTTLLATHYHIVPSEGAMLVLMAQEIFGKSFMYYIVAATTFIILVFAANTAFSGFPMLVAVMAKEEFVPRQLSLKGDKLSYSNGIIILALVSALLIVAFNGNVTALIGLYAVGVFISFTLSQSGMFVRWLRNKGNHWHIKAFINGFGALTTFVVVIIIAITKFKEGAWIVVLLIPLLVFAMIKVKLHYIAVADQLRVTPEDKELLDVEHNIYRNRVIVPIESLNKASIRALRFAKTISDNIIAFNVSINEEQAKKLQERYKMLNCSIPLVIRYSPYRKILEPLLEYIKSEEYNYQKGDMITVIIPKFTVQRWWQKVLHNHTWLFIEKELLKHKHIVVSVMPLQLKDDDVVLKKKNKPLWKVLEED, encoded by the coding sequence TTGTTTGAGAAGCTCAAAAGAATTCTCATAGGAAAGCCTCTGCCAAACGAAGCTGAAAAGACAGAAAAATATGGTGTTTTATGGGGATTGCCAATTTTGTCAAGCGATGCTATATCATCAGTTGCATACGCTGGACAAGAAATTTTGTATGTACTCTTGCCTGCAATAGGATTTCTTGCTTTTAAAGAAATATCTGTTGTAACTACTGCAATCATAATACTTCTTTTTATTTTAATGCTCTCTTACAGACAAACTATTGAAAACTATCCAAATGGTGGCGGCGCTTTCATTGTCGCGAAGGACAACCTCGGCGTTTTGGCAGGCATTGTGGCAGGAGCAGCTTTGTCAGTTGACTACATCTTGACAGTAGCAGTTTCTATCTCGTCGGGTGTTGACCAGATTGTAACCGCACTTGAATTTTTAAAGCCTTATAAGATTGCCCTATGTCTATTTTTAGTTCTATTTTTGATGATTGGAAATTTAAGAGGAATAAGAGAATCATCCAGAATATTTGGTATACCTGCTTATGCTTTTATGTTTTCAATTTTGGCTTTAATTTTAGGTGGATATATAAAGCTAAAGATGGGATATGTTCCGCCAGAGCCAAAAGTAAATTATTCTTCACATCCTGTTACTCTCGTTTTGCTTTTGAAGGCATTTGCAAGCGGGTGCACAGCACTGACTGGAATTGAGGCTGTATCAAATGCTGTTCCAAACTTTAAAGACCCGGCAACAAAACATGCTAAAACTGTTTTGCTTTTATTATCGTTGATAATCCTCGTGTTATTTGGCGGAACAACACTTTTGGCAACACACTACCATATAGTTCCTTCTGAAGGTGCTATGCTTGTTTTGATGGCGCAAGAAATTTTTGGCAAAAGCTTTATGTATTACATTGTTGCTGCAACAACCTTTATAATCCTTGTTTTTGCTGCAAACACAGCATTTTCGGGTTTTCCAATGCTTGTTGCTGTCATGGCAAAAGAAGAATTTGTTCCAAGGCAGCTGAGTCTCAAAGGTGACAAGCTCTCATACTCAAATGGAATTATCATCCTTGCTTTGGTATCCGCCCTTTTGATTGTAGCATTTAATGGTAACGTTACAGCACTCATTGGACTTTATGCGGTTGGTGTTTTTATATCATTTACACTATCTCAATCAGGTATGTTTGTAAGGTGGCTTAGAAACAAAGGCAATCACTGGCATATAAAAGCATTTATAAACGGATTTGGTGCACTCACAACATTTGTTGTTGTCATTATAATTGCAATAACTAAATTCAAAGAAGGTGCGTGGATTGTTGTTCTTTTAATTCCTCTACTTGTCTTTGCAATGATAAAGGTAAAGCTTCATTATATTGCCGTTGCCGACCAGCTGAGAGTAACACCTGAAGATAAAGAACTTTTGGATGTTGAACACAATATATATAGAAACAGGGTTATTGTTCCAATTGAAAGTTTAAACAAGGCAAGCATTCGTGCTTTAAGATTTGCAAAGACAATCTCAGACAATATAATTGCTTTTAATGTATCAATAAATGAAGAGCAGGCAAAAAAGCTACAAGAAAGATATAAAATGCTCAATTGTTCCATCCCACTTGTAATAAGGTATTCACCTTATAGAAAAATATTAGAACCGCTTTTAGAGTATATAAAGTCAGAAGAGTACAACTATCAAAAGGGGGACATGATAACAGTCATCATACCCAAATTTACCGTACAGCGCTGGTGGCAAAAGGTTTTGCACAACCATACATGGCTGTTTATAGAAAAAGAACTTTTAAAACACAAGCACATTGTTGTATCTGTCATGCCACTGCAGTTGAAAGATGATGATGTGGTTTTGAAGAAAAAGAACAAACCTTTGTGGAAGGTGTTGGAGGAAGACTAA